The Pseudomonadota bacterium DNA segment CCGGCAACAATAATACTAATGCAAACGGTCACTACCGAATAGTTGTACCCGCAGCCGGAGATTATTACCTTTACGCTCAGCCCCAGTGCAACGAAACACTGTCTGTGCTGGAAGAATGGTGGAATGGCGCTGATGGAACCATCGACTGCAACAATGCCGCTCCAGTAACCGTTATTGCCGGAGAAGAATGTGCCAACAAGGATTTTACCCTCGCTCAGGCCTACACTATTTCCGGAACGGTAACCGATGGAACGAATCCGGTAGCAAACATTGATGTTAATGCCCATGAAGGAAATTGTGGAACACCAGGAATGACCTTTGGAGGAAGTACAGATTCCGAAGGCCACTACAGATTTACTCGAGCAATACAATCAAGTAGTGCTAAAAA contains these protein-coding regions:
- a CDS encoding carboxypeptidase-like regulatory domain-containing protein; this translates as MELNGTGLDYFNCDAAVPVPSDSVQNLTVQTGEVITGIVTASDGTTPFFNVCVTAYTDTCHNGHAGNNNTNANGHYRIVVPAAGDYYLYAQPQCNETLSVLEEWWNGADGTIDCNNAAPVTVIAGEECANKDFTLAQAYTISGTVTDGTNPVANIDVNAHEGNCGTPGMTFGGSTDSEGHYRFTRAIQSSSAKNALVRHSTTILQGFQK